In Thunnus thynnus chromosome 4, fThuThy2.1, whole genome shotgun sequence, the DNA window AATATGTATCAAGTATACtggcaaaacaaaatatactaaAGGACAAAACCTTTGCCTAAACATCTTGAACTGTGGTGCAAAACCTGCCTTTTGAGGGCATAGAgaaataaatctgtaaatcaTTCTTTATAGATAAATATATGTGACTCAAAATCAGAAGCAAACGAGCTGAGAGGAAATTAattagcagttttttttttacatcactgAATATAAGGCCACAAAACCCAACTGATCAAACTCATGTTTTAACAATACAATAGATGCTGAATATGAACAATGGTACAATGGTGAACTGGTAAGTTGGTGGACATACAGACGGTTTTACTGTTACTGGTGTCGTACTATGTGAGTACCCATGTATGGCACAAAGAAAGAGTTTCATTGACGGTAGTGTGTGGGTTCTGCTGGTATCAGTGGTGATGCGGTAACTAGTCTGCTGTTCAGAGGTGAGTCGTGGATGAACCTTCACTAACAATAACACGGACATATTGATCTGCTTCCCCTGCTTTCTTTCAAACACTtcactgaaataaacaatgtgtgtgtcaaataaatataattacagCCATTTGTGGATTCATCAACAATATTCACATTCAGAAACATTATCAGGCAACAGAATCATCCCCTGATATGCAAGtagagacaaaaaacaacacaagcgAGAGCAACCTGATGCAGTTTGAGTACTCACATGGACACACAAGAAGGCAGACAAGCAGCAGCTGTGCggatcgtgtgtgtgtgtgttgtgtttaaccTATATGCTGCTTTCACATCAAAGACCATGTAGCATAAAGCTGACTATATTGCACTGTATTTAGCACATGTTGACACCTACAGAAGTTGGTGGTTTGGTTAAGTCCTGGCATCCTACAGTAAACAACACCAGAGCACGATCAGGGCAGTTAAAGAGTACAAATCGACAAACAGTGTCCATGCAGCTTTACAGAGGACAGAGAAGTATGCAAGAGCAGTCAGCGAGATCTACCGGGATGCATGCAGTTCAGGCAGTCAAGAACGTGTTGTgcgttttaaaatatttaaaaagggCGGCTCAAGCGCTTCGGGGTGCCACGGAGGGGGGTAGAAACACGCCACAGATATCAAAAGATTTCCAAAATGGGGCAGTAAGAGGATGTGTGACAGAGAGATTCCAgttctgttttctatttctgGTTCACAGAGTTGTTTATGATTAATGCTGTCTCGGCCgcttgcacaaacacatacagcatgCGTGCACGCtcagacacacatgtacacactttATCTGAGTATCAAAGTGCCTCAGCATTGCTCACAAATTAAAAAGGGAGACTGAATTAAGTCTGTGGTGACATGAATCTGCCAGCTGTGATTGTTCTCAAACATGGCTCTCTGTTACCCcgcagggaaagaaaaaaaaaaaaaaaacaggaagcgCGGCTGACACAGACGACACTTCTTTGCATGGAcgacagttaaaaaaaaacatacgtCAACAAAGAGTCAAGCCGGTCTTTTTGCTGACACGATGGAGTCACACATGACTCAGTACAGCACCTATGACTAATGTACAGTACGATGCACCTAAAGACAAGAGGTGGACACGGGAAAAGCAAGAGTCTGCTGTGATTGCTTACGGTtagtgtgcatttgtgtgtgtgtgtggttaaatATGGACATGAGAATCTGTTTTCAATAAGCACTGAAAACCATCAGGAAACCataacagactgaaaatgaaaacccTAAAATCTCCCCCAAACCCCGAATCTTGCTTTGTACCTATCAACCGAACTCCCTTGTACTACGTATCCCGCGCCCCCCGTTcccaaatgaaataaaaagctgGACGGTTGTGGCTGCTGGTTTTCCCCCAGATTCTCTTCTTATTTCTTGTTCTTGAGTTGATTGGCCAGCCAATCAAGACCCTCGTAGAGGCCGTCGCCGCTGGTGGCGCAGGTGGCCTGGATGTACCAGTTGCGGTGGCGCAGGGAGTGTAAGCCCAACTTGTCTGTGATCTCGGCGGCGTTCATGGCGTTTGGTAAGTCCTATCAAAGAGGAAAGAGTTCAGATACTGCCCTTCAGTATATAGAAGTCAAAGGTTAGTGATAAAgcatgtgtgtgacagctgaTGGCTTGTTTATTGTTTGGATTTAAGTATCTACGTTTGCACATGTGtacttactgtatatacagtatactgtactgtgcactgtgtgtgaagttgattaatcaatggacagaattttttatattaataatcgATTTATCGTTTTccaagcaaaaacaccaaaaggtCTCTGGTTCCAGACTTTTAAATGTGAAGTCTGCTTTTCATAAATTAAAAGATGTTTGGGTCAATGATTGTATGTAAGACTTaataagcaatttgaagacatcaactCCAAATTGTttggactctgggaaactgtgGAGGTTATTCTgaactattttctgacacttcATAGACCAACAGTTAATCtattaatcacaaaaaaattggcatattaattaatattgaagataatcattagttacagtCCTATTGATCTGCATGCAGTTGTACAATagaaatttaaaacataaacattaaaggaatagtttgacatacTCATGTCTGTCTGCTACATATAAAGCTGTCGCCAGCAGTCGCAAACAGCTAGCCTGATTCTGACTGACGATAACAAAATATGCCGACtgtaccagcacctctaaaactcacttaTTAACACattctgtcttgtttgtttcatctgtacCAAACCAAAACGTAACAATGACACACTATTGCTTCATCTGGCTGCAGGCAGCAGCTTTATATTTACTGGAAAGACAGAAGACTTACAActcttatttcccaaaatgtctatcTATTCTTTTTAAGATCTAGTTAGTGATTAACCACAAAGCAAACAACCACCATTAGCAACAGAACAGAAGTGTATTATATGATAATACTAATACATTGTCAACTTAGTACAAAAGCTTGTTTAAAATCTTGCTAATGTATTATTCATCCACAGTGAAACTTTGTAATACGTGTATCGTTAAGAATGAATTATGTTGGAATAACGTTGAAAAGCAGAATGCTACATTTAATACTACATACAACTTTGTCAGCTTGGCAGCAGGACAGAATTAGATCATCTCTATCtactaattaattaatgattagtcaattaattgattagtcaatagataaaaaatgtaactgttaactattttaacaatgaataaattgttttacAAATGCTTTGAGCAAAAGCGCTTAAAAAttctctttgagttttggaccaTTGGTTTGACTCTACGatacatttgaagacatcactttggAAATTGGGAAACTGTGACAGACATTTGTGACTGCTTTATGATATTACACAAAACCATTAATTCATTATTACTCAAGGAAATAACAGCCAGATTAATCAATATAGAAAATTGCATAAAGTTGCATAACCTCATTCACTACATTactgattgtttttcattgtgactGCTGTCATTACAGCAGCTGGAACTATTTCATGActgctttaaaaataattccCCATTCAACTGAGGCCaacttcatttttaatttcttacccttttttttgtatctgtCTTCTCTATATCTTTTTTCACCTGTAAGCCATGAATTCTGAGAGCTACGATATACaattttgttctctttcttgcatcaaattgtaattgtaaatgaAACTGTAATGAAAACTACATCACATCTCAacttgttttcatcatttactGTAACAGTTAATATCATTTCTACACTTAGATTACAAACGATTACATCAGGTTGAAGGAGAAGTTGAATTTATTGCAGGGACAGAATGGGAGGTTGGGTTTTGTGGGTTTCTGTGTATTCATGTATATGTACTGTGTATTCACTAAGCATGTGTGTAGTTATGGTTTCTAACCTGCTTATTGGCGAACACGAGGAGCACCGCATCTCTCAGCTCATCCTCAGCCAGCATCCTCATCAGCTCTTCTCGTGCTTCGTTCACACGCTCTCTGTCATTACTGTCCACTACAAAGATCAGACCTGAAACAGTGAGAAGAACACAGGGCAAAGAAATAATAACGATCTAACAAAGTAAATTCTTttctgaagaagaagaggagggaagtaTTCCTCCATTAAGACTGGCGTTACCCTCTGATTAGCTCAGCTCACCCTGTGTGTTTTGAAAGTAGTGTCTCCAGAGGGGGCGGATCTTGTCCTGCCCACCCACGTCCCACACGGTGAAGCTGATGTTCTTGTACTCCACCGTCTCCACGTTAAACCCTGTCAACAAGAGCGAAGGTCATCCAACATGTAAAGTAAACTCGGTGGTGCATCATTAATGCGTGTGATGACATAACTAATGTTTCTTTGACAGCGCACATACCGATGGTTGGGATTGTGGTGACTATTTCCCCCAGTTTGAGCTTGTAGAGGATGGTAGTTTTTCCTGCAGCATCGAGCCCCACCATCAAGATCCTCATCTCCTTCTTTCCTATAAGGCTCTTCAGCAAATTCCCGAAAATGTTCCCCATGATTCGGATGAGCTTCTCACGCTTCGGTGTGCAGCTACAGTTACAATTCTAGACGCCTTTCTAAGAAGTTTCAGTAGTTCAGCAGTGATCGATTCAGAAGGAGGgctgaaaagaaacagaacaaataaacatttagtAATGATTTTATGTAGTTTCATATATGCAGTATAAGGCAAACAGCCAATGAATGATGCTGGTCTAAATAATTAACATGATTGAATAACGAGAGAATTATTAATAAACCAAACTGACCTTTGTTAAATTACAATGAAGGGAAATGTTCCAGCTCACCTTCTCTCAcctttctaaaaaaaaccctacaCCACCACCATGCCAGAACATCTCACTTCTACATGCACGCCCCGCGACAGGTGCAAGCTATGCTAATCGCCCACAGTCATCATCGCAGAGAGGGTGAAAGAGATGCATGTCAGTGCCATGACTCCAGGCTGCAGCACAATCTGTTCAGACCCTTCTcgctgtttttctctccttcaaaCGTTAGCCTGCAACAACGCCAAGGCCTCAGAGCAACACGCAAAATGTCCTACATTACCAGACCTGGCATGAACACATTCAATAAAAGACCAACCACTAGGCCACCTGGTTTAAAACAGATAGAGAGACATGAGAATAGGACATGTCTTCTCTAGGTCAGATCATGCCGAGAGTTACCTCAGAATATGTTAAAATGAAGTCTAGTCGTAAAAGTAGATGGCAATTATTCTAAATATTGTAAGTCCAGTCAAGtaaagttatatttatatagcacatgatcacaaatcacaaatttgcttaGACCTTCGGATGGGGGAAAACTCTtaaatggggaaaaaagggagaaacctcaggaagagcaggGGACAGATCTCTCTTCAAAGATGAGGAGGGATACACGACATACAGCATATATATGTGATAACAGTAAATATACAATATAGAGAAACAGACTGACAACATTATGTAAATTAACTGCAAATATATATGATGAATATGGATCAGAGAAAACGTCGAGCAACTTACAGctgcagcattttactgttagGACCAAcaagaggccaaaaaaaaaaaaaaaacagggtagGAGTAAAATTATATTTCCAGTTTCCAAATTTCACTTTAAGAGTAAAAACTGCACATTTTTCCcacttttttaaaacacaatcaGCACAATCCACTTTGTTTGTTGAAAGTGAGATGTTATTAACTAATGTCTTCTGAATGTTCAAGCACATTTGTGAACATGTTGGTACACCCTggaatatgtgaaaaaaaacccacaatgaTCACACATACCCAGTCTGAATCTGACTATTTTTCTCCCAGtgtggagaagaaaaaagggtGGTTGAATTTATATGTTTAATATGTATCTAAGGCATCCTAATCATGTGAGCTTTATTGAGTTAACCATCCTACATCAACAGTGAGGGATGCAGAGGATAAACAGTGGGAtgataataaagaataaaaacaaataaagtagaTGTGAGGCTCGCTGCAGccctgtccatggtgctgaagaGGATCACCGCACTGTCACCGCCTGGCACCAGCTCCTCTCTTCACCCAGCTATGTTTATTGAtaacatacacaaataaatggAGATTTAACGCTAGCTGGGAGCAGGGCCGGTGTGATAATGTTAATTCAGCTCCGGGTGACTCAGGTTAGCTCCGTTAGCCGGAGGATGCTACGATAGGTGACGTTACAGCCATCGGCCCAAGCACATTTCTCCGCTTTATCCAGCAATAAACACCTAATTTCGCCACTAAAGCTCAACAATTTCCTCATTATCGCATTTATTATAAACCAATTTATCAGTATAGTTCAGCTTTTAATCGCAGAATCGATGAgacattcatccatccatccgctCCTCACCTCAGCGGGCATTCTGCTGTCAGCGAGCCGTCCGCCGCTGCTTCAGCCCCGGACAACGCTGAGGCCACACAACCCGCCACAGAACAGCCAACACAACACACTATTATTTCATCCACTGCTGCCACTTATACATGTATATTATCGGGTTAATGGTGGTGTCAGTATCCTCACTTACCTTCAGCTGAGTAGTCCTCTAGCTTACTATATGTCTCACGATATTTTCCGGGGGGACAACTCAGCAGGAAACGAGATATCGCGAGATTAGGGTGTCAAAACCAAACCAAGATTTAATACagcttgttttttgtcagtttgttgaGAATTTGGTACATTTCTTTTGGAACAATGTCACCTCAGTCTTGCTTTTGTCTTAGAAAATGCACAGTAATATTTTATGTGTAATAAACAGGGGCTGCAAAATGAATGGAAAGGGACTCTCTTAGTCCATTATTTCATGTCATATCTGTCTACCCATACAAGACTCAAACAACCCTTCAGATATCCTTTTTTACTGATTAATTATAGACTCATCTACACCAGAATTACAGGTTTTAGGCAGCTGATCGTGATGGCAGCTGTCATAGCCAATTTTTGGTCCATCCACACAGGTGATTCCACTTATTTTGGCTGATCAGTGCTCTTGTACAGACTTTGACTGACATCTGACGGTGGGATAAATGTCCTTCATAATTCTTATCTATACATGGAATCCAGTGGCCTCATATAATTCCCAGCATAGCTCTGCCCACTGACAACCATatgagcagaggtctaatcagccagaaaCGCCACACCGCTTGTGTGGGGGCTTTAACTCTCTATAGGAAAACTTGGCAGCAACACTTGGCAGCTTCATGTCAGTTTTTATAGAAACCAACCAGTACTCCTGCTCTGGAAAACTCTGCCCCAGGCTCGCTGTGAGTCAGTTAGTTTGTgttgatttgattaaaaataaacttatttagGAAAATGCGACTTTGAGCTCTGTATCAAATGAAATAACACAAgttttaaaattagattttgacACCTGAGCCCCTCTAAGAGCCAAGATGTCAAGGTTATGTAAAAATGTAGCACCTGTGTGTGTTATATTGCGTTTGcaatggatcaaatgaaaacagactcATTTCCACACAGTAAATCTGGGGTCGTTGGGGCCCCTGAGGGTCTGTGGCCTTGGGGCAGCTGCCCTCTTTGCCCTGTTGGTAACAACAGATAAATCATAAACATGCTGATTTATCTAACCTAAAtctattttatcttattattttttatttattattattatcaagtgtgttttattttccatcttataaatatttacatgtttttatgttcattttaggtttattttttcatgtgaagcacttggtgcagGTAGTTTCTAGTAAACTTACATGttcttaaacatttttataaaaggATTCCTCGTGACATTACATAATTGGAAACCACTTTTCCAGTGGTGTAATGTAGTCGTtcatatcatat includes these proteins:
- the LOC137181641 gene encoding ADP-ribosylation factor 3 codes for the protein MGNIFGNLLKSLIGKKEMRILMVGLDAAGKTTILYKLKLGEIVTTIPTIGFNVETVEYKNISFTVWDVGGQDKIRPLWRHYFQNTQGLIFVVDSNDRERVNEAREELMRMLAEDELRDAVLLVFANKQDLPNAMNAAEITDKLGLHSLRHRNWYIQATCATSGDGLYEGLDWLANQLKNKK